In a genomic window of Besnoitia besnoiti strain Bb-Ger1 chromosome XI, whole genome shotgun sequence:
- a CDS encoding hypothetical protein (encoded by transcript BESB_020190), producing the protein MDSPPSSVERHKRFPDSPASVSPTHSDPTCRDTQELTSPAQSRGLPEEEDDPPRHAAPGEEDGSPSRAEQSSRRRWSFDDEDGDNTADPSSPSHGLVAAASAAKRVPRRQPPMNVETFYAAGEPGNPGPMEKDGFFDMYCRLNFMRVQERKFATVNHGASRNRQIAELQKEVKELKRALAEKRAKSAGAGRSASGAPGEPSLKAMVVELELKSKRLACLRAKRCRDLRLDLNLLLKSMGDQLSDFYPFNESLDRMAQRLDQFSWKAPAWIGYRPLLLQKHKAGGYQRWVDAGCPDPPHSVFQHKTAQTMEGVMRDDEAEDSAGFPSSSVPEKGASANSHSARSQDEEEFLPEAEGFRVEIKASDDVCIETSVNVAMYLLATADVPVDRPAPHADEGQYEENRRPEATVCGGPSPSKQTTSPAASDMSEDFLRVMEEKKRAAIAKREARLEEKRRMAAQQKQDAS; encoded by the exons ATGGattctccgccgtcgtccgtGGAGCGTCACAAACGCTTCCCAGATTCCCCTGCATCCGTCAGTCCTACGCACTCGGACCCTACTTGCCGCGATACACAAGAGCTGACTTCTCCGGCGCAGTCACGCGGCCTGcctgaagaggaagatgacCCGCCACGCCACGCTGCTCCTGGAGAAGAAGATGGTTCGCCCAGCCGCGCGGAGCAgtcttcgcggcgacgct GGTCTTTCGACGACGAGGATGGAGACAACACCGCCGATCCCTCGAGTCCATCACACGGCCTGgtggctgccgcctctgcggcgaagcgcgtcccgcgccggcagccccCCATGAACGTCGAGACCTTCTACGCAGCCGGTGAGCCCGGTAATCCAGGTCCGATGGAGAAAGACGGGTTCTTCGACATGTACTGCCGCCTCAATTTCATGCGTGTCCAAGAGAGGAAGTTCGCGACCGTGAACCACGGGGCTTCGCGCAACAGGCAGATCGCGGAGCTGCAAAAGGAAGTCAAGGAGTTGAAGCGTGCGCTGGCGGAGAAACGCGCAaaaagcgcaggcgcgggcagGTCGGCAAGCGGCGCGCCTGGGGAGCCCTCGTTGAAGGCGATGGTCGTCGAGCTGGAGTTGAAGTCGAAGCGGCTAGCCTGTCTGCGCGCTAAGCGCTGCAGAGATCTTCGCCTGGATCTGAATCTCCTTCTCAAATCCATGGGAGATCAGCTGTCAGACTTCTACCCCTTCAACGAGAGTCTGGATCGGATGGCGCAGCGCCTAGACCAGTTCAGCTggaaggcgcctgcgtggaTCGGCTACCGGCCGCTGCTCCTTCAAAAACACAAAGCGGGGGGCTATCAACGCTGGGTCGACGCCGGTTGCCCTGACCCTCCCCACAGCGTGTTTCAACATAAAACCGCTCAGACGATGGAAGGCGTCAtgagagacgacgaagcggaggacTCTGCAGGATTCCCCTCGTCAAGCGTCCCTGAAAAGGGCGCCTCGGCGAATTCGCACTCTGCTCGTTCCCAGGATGAGGAGGAATTCCTACCGGAAGCAGAAG GCTTCCGTGTTGAAATCAAAGCGAGTGACGACGTGTGTATTGAGACCTCGGTGAATGTGGCAATGTATCTTTTGGCGACAGCGGATGTGCCTGTGGACCGGCCAGCGCCACACGCCGACGAGGGTCAGTACGAAGAGAACAGAAGACCGGAGGCAACGGTCTGCGGTGGACCGTCGCCCTCGAAGCAG ACGACCTCGCCGGCCGCAAGCGACATGTCGGAAGATTTCTTGCGGGTGAtggaggagaagaaacgcgccgCCATAGCGAAAAGAGAAGCGCGTTTGGAAGAGAAACGACGCATggctgcgcagcagaagcaggaTGCATCCTGA
- a CDS encoding hypothetical protein (encoded by transcript BESB_020200), with the protein MANHRLLGVQVELGRRNRGWGGGESEALTEEIGLSHSSECEASIVESSGADTERGSDDSSCTDQLTACGLKKLRRRVSARHASQCRRPGKRGFVSVPVFSSTLSPRASLAAATSGALDQEVVPSSYPDAPNSGGDSVLIPVQAEPSSQGQQTSSPESESGTQPGGGVSPETTSAKVADASGGGAGVRISSQRMPPRSAHFVSKGQDSPGLPPTANGAASQLNVRGSPSRAFMSEVPGAVPSTYAHQSSLPGGPAKERPPSPRESVPAAPTIPAASPALVRAASPQPGAGDDTEDQSSQVSEREPSGNGTWEQSRSKLDPRRSAEQPTHSKSVTLPAGGEGTTAAGEILLADDESEKDGSSASSDAINSIDQLCAIQNIKQPLGTFEETLTYMKFREFVRRHHGVFGTTSVGSCIGWMLGCQFLVVTVALMTCRIDEETNSYARNFIDAKTTVGKLCIYFFSSLILTTILALKYGGPLMLQWSVRLSKVACAILLITAPAIQIRESVRGDILCATALYIEPLRLNGMVLFNGIFTQLQLLMFICSMLNCLIWARLHALWFQHHSVNQWYIVKKQKIQLQIPQPIEKALNSEKSSQNNALVENRVVNADGEYIEIHGFSFKEWLRNQVACLMPAKFLPKSLKPSVSVVFYVGQVDERGVPHGFGRWRSEAYHGESIVGYWDHGVPVGPFKSREFGTGSGFMCIRIGWCKITKGPLRPDIQVGIGDAECCVSGAFFRTFPRVTLYPLKARDHDKAFTKWSSRGLNDLMVHETGGATLGRLSHFTYLPDSAPAAAARPDMSCEESANYRLPSRDYGDLGGRDSEDGDKVPKLRGSVMLRAQMLFKRRSDRVDSESRAAFLKACQRLCLSRMVPHLPNFGLLFTTEVHITVDPERGLYIGGWVPESALLPLEKGHARPTEAQTDRVRHIGSTPAAPARECQREEDEGFHSDTRERLDRQKERQMSESQLRARRLHQRFGLALHGPEKMMKRRGGKTAASRNTIVGDFFYGRPKIRRRTYDGESKSLVVRIVDKSSRRKGRGGGRGRLGEQLGMQPSPLMSAPSWTPNDPLAPDEDPMKAFSWINSAPELQIDGWRRAEVVGVPEALIFIHGYNTNHVQSLQIMAQMLSFGNFPSYIKPFLFTWPAGSKFTEFFEARENANNAKIQECFLEFITSLRDNGIRQVHIMAHSLGSRLLMNSLRKFADDIFTRSIDMESNDHIMAAPQDRMHLVTLIFLNPEFFLDDFVMSEYSFLRQFCSNISIFCDAHDGALWWSELFSGRQALGRSVFGLYTRPTDDGTDQGVNPKLPPAYAGTMACFQGYEPEYLKSDSREWLDLDVIDMTWLGHNVHSMRHSYWPLNREIIEDIRELVVTRKRARQRTSRLDRREGNVWVYRVAPSSLTSIFDSDI; encoded by the exons ATGGCAAACCATCGGTTACTTGGAGTTCAGGTTGAGCTGGGGCGTAGGAATCGAGGGTgggggggcggagagagTGAGGCGCTGACTGAGGAGATCGGTCTGTCTCACTCCTCGGAATGTGAAGCATCCATCGTCGAGTCGTCCGGCGCCGATAccgagagagggagcgacGATTCCTCTTGTACCGATCAGTTGACTGCATGTGGGCTGAAAAAGCTTCGTCGTCGTGTGTCTGCAAGGCATGCGAGCCAATGTCGGCGTCCAGGAAAGAGGGGTTTCGTCTCGGTGCCCGTCTTCTCGTCGACTTTGTCTCCGCGTGCTTCGTtagccgcggcgacgagcggcgcCCTGGATCAAGAGGTCGTGCCTTCTTCCTACCCAGACGCGCCTAACTCGGGAGGCGACTCGGTCCTTATTCCCGTCCAAGCGGAGCCGTCTTCTCAAGGTCAGCAAACCTCGTCTCCAGAGTCGGAGAGCGGCACGcagcccggcggcggcgtctccccggAGACGACGTCTGCGAAAGTGGctgacgcgagcggcgggggAGCAGGAGTGCGCATATCGTCGCAGCGGATGCCTCCGCGTTCCGCACACTTTGTCTCCAAAGGGCAAGACTCGCCTGGGCTGCCCCCCACGGCAaacggcgctgcgtctcagCTAAACGTTCGAGGCAGCCCCAGTCGAGCGTTCATGTCTGAAGTCCCCGGCGCTGTGCCTTCCACCTACGCGCACCAGTCGAGTCTCCCTGGAGGACCTGCGAAGGAGaggcctccttcgccgcgggaAAGTGTGCCGGCTGCGCCCACGATTCCAGCAGCAAGCCCGGCGCTGGTTcgagcggcgtcgccgcagcccggAGCCGGGGACGACACCGAGGACCAATCGTCGCAAGTCAGCGAACGGGAACCGTCCGGGAACGGCACGTGGGAGCAGTCCAGGAGCAAGCTCgacccgcggcgcagcgccgagcaACCGACGCACTCGAAGAGCGTGACCCTTCCAGCCGGTGGGGAGGGAACAACCGCTGCAGGAGAGATCCTGCTGGCGGACGACGAATCAGAGAaggacggcagcagcgcgagcagcgatGCGATTAATAGCATCGATCAACTGTGTGCAATCCAAAACATAAAGCAGCCTCTGGGCACTTTCGAGGAGACTCTGACGTACATGAAGTTCAGAGAATTCGTTCGAAGGCACCACGGTGTCTTCGGCACGACCAGTGTAGGCTCGTGCATAGGGTGGATGCTGGGATGCCAGTTCCTCGTCGTGACTGTCGCGCTGATGACTTGCCGCATCGATGAAGAAACCAACTCATACGCCCGAAACTTCATCGACGCCAAGACGACAGTCGGAAAGCTCTGCATTTACTTTTTCAGCTCGCTCATTTTGACCACCATTCTGGCGCTCAAATATGGGGGGCCTCTCATGCTCCAGTGGTCAGTTCGACTGTCCAAGGTGGCGTGTGCCATTCTCCTCATCACGGCTCCTGCAATTCAAATTCGAGAATCTGTCCGCGGCGATATTCTCTGCGCGACCGCTTTGTATATTGAACCCCTCCGCCTGAACGGAATGGTGCTTTTCAACGGCATTTTTActcagctgcagctcctcaTGTTCATCTGCAGTATGCTCAACTGCTTGATCTGGGCCAGACTGCACGCCTTATGGTTCCAGCACCACTCTGTCAACCAGTGGTACATTGTAAAGAAGCAGAAAATCCAGCTTCAAATTCCTCAACCCATCGAAAAGGCACTGAACAGTGAAAAGTCATCGCAAAACA ACGCGCTGGTGGAGAACCGCGTTGTgaacgcagacggcgagtACATTGAGATCCACGGCTTCTCGTTCAAGGAGTGGCTGCGCAACCAGGTGGCGTGTTTGATGCCGGCGAAATTCCTGCCAAAGAGTCTCAAGCCCTCCgtctctgtcgtcttctACGTTGGTCAAGTCGACGAGCGGGGCGTGCCCCACGGCTTtggccgctggcgctcggAGGCGTACCACGGGGAGTCCATCGTCGGCTACTGGGACCACG GTGTTCCTGTAGGGCCTTTCAAGAGTCGCGAGTTCGGAACAGGTTCGGGTTTCATGTGCATCCGCATCGGATGGTGCAAAATCACCAAGGGGCCGCTTCGCCCCGACATCCAAGTCG GAATCGGGGATGCCGAGTGCTGTGTGAGCGGCGCGTTCTTCCGCACCTTCCCTCGCGTAACGCTCTACCCGTTGAAGGCGCGAGACCACGACAAGGCCTTCACAAAGTGGTCATCCCGCGGCCTCAACGACCTGATGGTGCACGAAACCGGCGGCGCAACTCTGGGCCGACTCTCCCACTTCACCTACTTGCCAGACTcggctcccgcggcggcagccag ACCTGACATGTCCTGTGAGGAATCCGCCAACTACCGTCTCCCTTCGCGGGACTATGGAGACCTCGGGGGtcgcgacagcgaagacg GCGACAAGGTGCCCAAACTGAGAGGATCGGTCATGCTGCGCGCCCAGATGCTGTTCAAAAGACGGTCGGACCGCGTGGATAGCGAGTCCCGTGCGGCCTTCTTGAAAGCGTGTCAACGCCTGTGCCTCAGCAGGATGGTTCCCCAC cttccgAACTTCGGTTTGCTGTTCACAACGGAGGTTCACATTACAGTCGACCCGGAGCGAG GCCTGTACATTGGGGGCTGGGTGCCTGAGTccgctctgcttcctctggaGAAGGGGCATGCTCGCCCGACTGAGGCGCAGACTGACAGAGTGCGTCATATTGGATCGACTCCGGCTGCTCCAGCGCGGGAATgccagagagaagaagacgagggatTTCACTCAGATACGAGGGAGCGCCTTGACCGGCAAAAGGAAAGGCAAATGTCCGAATCACAGCTTCGAGCTCGACGTCTGCATCAGAG GTTCGGCCTTGCTCTGCACGGCCCGGAGAAGATGATGAAGCGAAGGGGCGGCAAAACAGCAGCCTCCCGCAACACGATTGTCGGGGATTTCTTCTACGGGAGACCCAAGATTCGGCGTCGAACTTACGACGGCGAGTCCAAGAGTCTCGTCGTGCGAATTGTCGACAAGTCAAGCCGGAGaaaagggcgaggaggcgggcggggaCGCCTCGGTGAGCAGCTGGGCAtgcagccgtcgccgctcATGAGCGCTCCCTCGTGGACTCCGAATGACCCTCTCGCCCCGGATGAGGACCCCATGAAGGCCTTTTCGTGGATCAAC AGCGCGCCCGAGCTGCAGATCGACGGatggcggcgagcggaggtCGTTGGGGTTCCCGAGGCCCTCATCTTTATCCACGGTTACAACACCAACCACGTGCAGTCCCTCCAGATTATGGCGCAAATGCTTTCGTTCGGAAACTTTCCCAGCTACATCAAGCCCTTCCTCTTCACGTGGCCAGCGGGGAGCAAGTTCACCGAGTTTTTTGAAGCCCGCGAGAATGCGAACAACGCAAAAATCCAGGAATGTTTCCTCGAATTCATTACCTCTCTGCGAGATAATG GAATCCGGCAGGTCCACATCATGGCGCACAGCCTGGGGTCGCGTCTTCTCATGAACAGTCTACGGAAATTTGCGGATGA CATTTTTACCAGGTCCATAGATATGGAAAGCAATGACCATATCATGGCAGCGCCGCAAGATCGAATGCACTTGGTCACCCTGATCTTCCTGAACCCGGAATTCTTTTTGGATGACTTCGTCATGAGC GAATACTCCTTCCTGCGACAGTTTTGCAGCAATATATCAATATTCTGCGACGCTCATGACGGA GCGTTGTGGTGGTCAGAGCTGTTCAGTGGAAGGCAGGCGTTGGGGCGAAGCGTTTTCGGCCTTTACACTAGGCCTACGGATGATGGCACCGATCAAGGCGTAAATCCAAAGCTTCCGCCTGCATACGCAGGAACTATGGCGTGCTTCCAAGGATATGAGCCGGAGTACCTCAAGTCCGATAGTAGAGAATGGCTGG ATCTGGACGTCATTGACATGACATGGCTTGGACACAATGTCCATTCGATGAGGCATTCGTACTGGCCCCTGAACAGAGAGATAATCGAAGACATACG GGAGCTGGTTGTCACACGGAAGCGAGCGCGTCAAAGAACTTCTCGGCTGGACCGACGTGAAGGAAACGTGTGGGTATACCGCGTCGCCCCATCATCCCTCACTTCCATTTTTGACAGTGATATCTAA
- a CDS encoding hypothetical protein (encoded by transcript BESB_020210): MAVAYALKYFWIVAMAACTGAVAGGNSMKTREGQNSQTLEVQPDDDYEDDGESCCNSSRLLYTQLTTITGIMFSDELGTSYEGALGSMTSLHPEVWLS; encoded by the exons ATGGCTGTCGCTTACGCACTAAAGTACTTTTGGATTGTCGCCATGGCGGCCTGCACAGGCGCAGTTGCCGGCGGGAACAGCATGAAGACGAGGGAAGGGCAAAACAGTCAG ACTCTTGAGGTGCAACCTGACGACGACTATGAAGATGATGGTGAGAGTTGCTGTAATAGCTCACGCCTGCTATACACACAGCTCACTACAATCACAGGCATCATGTTTTCTGATGAGCTGGGTACGTCGTACGAGGGCGCACTGGGCTCCATGACAAGTCTGCACCCGGAGGTATGGTTGAGCTAG
- a CDS encoding hypothetical protein (encoded by transcript BESB_020220), whose protein sequence is MRPLLYAAFAAAVFLTFARPALALSHVPKWVHDMRVQRVAELKEQIANASAGSASNLTALDSADVARLAEELSCLQSEEDRLQDDKRSVALFATVIMVILFLLFFLTTMVTIFLGRGRTTSDMVPVLCSILQGQRADLLDLRL, encoded by the exons ATGAGACCTCTACTTTATGCAGCCTTCGCAGCGGCTGTCTTTCTTACGTTtgcgcgccctgcgctcgCCCTCAGCCACGTGCCCAAGTGGGTTCACGACATGAGGGTGCAACGCGTAGCGGAACTGAAAGAGCAAATTGCAAACGCTTCTGCA GGTTCTGCCAGTAACCTCACCGCCCTGGACTCTGCGGACGTTGCACGCTTAGCGGAAGAGCTTTCGTGCCTTCAGTCAGAAGAAGACAG GCTACAAGATGACAAACGCTCAGTCGCTCTTTTTGCCACTGTCATAATGGTAATCCTGTTTCTTCTGTTCTTCCTCACAACGATG GTAACGATCTTTCTTGGACGTGGGCGCACAACATCAGATATGGTTCCCGTGTTGTGTAGCATTCTTCAAGGCCAACGAGCCGATCTGCTCGATCTCCGTCTTTGA